In Flavobacterium cerinum, one genomic interval encodes:
- a CDS encoding PSP1 domain-containing protein encodes MACTNCSTGSTKDGTPRGCKNNGTCGTDSCNKLTVFDWLSNMSLPGGQEPFNCVEVRFKNGRKEFYRNAEKLTLSIGDIVATDASPGHDVGIVTLTGELVKIQMKKKNVDPDGEVGKIYRKATQKDIDIWIEARDREEPMKVRAREIAISLNLEMKISDIEFQGDASKATFYYTANDRVDFRQLIKDFAKEFNTRIEMKQVGFRQEAARLGGVGSCGRELCCSTWLTDFRSVNTSAARYQQLSLNPQKLAGQCGKLKCCLNYELDTYLDALKDFPETETKLYTEKGDAVCQKLDIFKGLMWFAYTNDFAHWHVLQVEQVKEIIAINKQKKKIAALEEFAIEAPEEAVENNFQNVVGQDSLTRFDRPKKKKRPSKKRKPNNSNPNPNPNSNSSKEKNAPKK; translated from the coding sequence ATGGCATGTACAAACTGTTCCACCGGGAGCACCAAAGACGGAACTCCTAGGGGATGTAAAAATAATGGAACCTGCGGGACCGATAGTTGTAATAAACTGACGGTTTTTGACTGGTTATCCAACATGAGCCTGCCCGGAGGCCAGGAACCGTTCAACTGTGTTGAGGTTCGCTTTAAAAACGGGAGAAAAGAATTTTACAGAAATGCAGAAAAATTAACGTTAAGTATCGGTGATATTGTAGCAACGGATGCTTCACCGGGACATGATGTCGGAATTGTAACATTAACCGGCGAACTGGTTAAAATCCAGATGAAGAAAAAGAATGTCGATCCGGACGGAGAAGTTGGGAAAATTTACCGTAAGGCGACACAAAAAGATATTGATATCTGGATCGAAGCGCGTGACAGAGAAGAACCGATGAAAGTTCGTGCCCGTGAAATAGCGATTAGTTTAAATCTGGAAATGAAAATTTCCGATATCGAATTTCAGGGAGATGCATCAAAAGCAACCTTCTATTATACGGCTAATGACAGAGTCGATTTCCGACAATTAATTAAAGATTTCGCTAAAGAATTCAACACGCGTATTGAAATGAAACAAGTGGGTTTCCGACAGGAAGCGGCTCGTTTAGGCGGTGTAGGTTCTTGCGGACGGGAATTGTGTTGTTCAACCTGGCTAACGGATTTCAGAAGTGTAAATACATCGGCAGCCCGTTATCAGCAATTATCCCTGAATCCGCAGAAATTAGCAGGACAGTGCGGGAAATTGAAATGCTGTCTGAACTATGAATTGGATACCTATCTGGATGCGTTAAAAGATTTTCCGGAAACAGAAACCAAATTATATACTGAAAAAGGAGATGCCGTTTGTCAGAAACTGGATATTTTTAAAGGATTAATGTGGTTTGCCTATACCAATGATTTTGCACATTGGCACGTATTGCAAGTGGAACAGGTAAAGGAAATCATCGCGATAAACAAACAGAAAAAGAAAATTGCTGCACTTGAAGAGTTCGCTATCGAAGCACCGGAAGAAGCAGTAGAAAATAATTTCCAGAATGTAGTCGGACAAGATAGTTTGACTCGTTTTGACAGACCTAAGAAAAAGAAAAGACCGAGTAAAAAACGCAAACCTAATAATTCGAATCCGAATCCAAATCCGAATTCGAATTCTTCAAAAGAAAAAAATGCTCCGAAAAAATAA
- a CDS encoding penicillin-binding protein 1A, with the protein MAQNNKNQKEDFSPYVKKFWKFFLYGFGGIILFFLFASWGLFGAMPSFDELENPNSNVATEIISSDGETIGKFYLENRTPIKYADLPDHLVKALIATEDERFYEHSGIDSRGTLRAVLSFGSSGGASTLTQQLAKLLFHGEGSKFLPFRIIQKAKEWIIATKLERQYTKQEIIAMYLNKADFVNTAVGIRSAAKVYFGKEPKDLTVDEAAMFVGMLKNPSLFNPIRRLEKVKDRRNVVLRQMEKNDFLTKEKKEYYQNQPIVLKFTPESHIEGKATYFREYLREFMKKWVKENPKKDGGGEYDIYRDGLKIYTTIDSRMQQYAEESVDEHLANLQEEFFIQQKKNENAPFINITADETRKIIERSMKNSERWRIMSEKGIAEDQIKKSFDIKTKMSVFTWKGEKDTIMTPKDSIIYYKHFLQTGVMAMEPQTGYVKVWVGGINYKHFQYDHVGQGARQVGSTFKPFVYATAIEQLKMSPCDSIYDSPFTMPKGRYGIDADWTPKNSSGNYRGLVTLKSALANSINTVSAKLMDKVGPHAVVDLTKKLGVSSNIPERPAIALGAVEITVSDMVAAYSTFANQGVYMKPQVITKIEDKNGVVLYESVPESKDVLSKDVSYAIIKLLEGVTESGSGARLRYGSGGPTYKRVTGLPYAFLNPIAGKTGTSQNNSDGWFIGMVPNLAMGVWVGNEDRSAHFKSTQMGQGATMALPIWGLFMKKCYADDKLNVSQKPFERPTNLSIKVDCWAPKKVVDSLAVEEPTTEEFDF; encoded by the coding sequence ATGGCACAAAATAATAAAAATCAAAAAGAAGATTTTTCACCTTATGTAAAGAAATTCTGGAAATTTTTTCTTTACGGATTCGGAGGTATAATTTTATTCTTCCTTTTTGCCTCATGGGGTTTATTCGGAGCGATGCCCTCGTTTGATGAGTTGGAAAACCCGAATTCCAATGTGGCAACCGAAATTATTTCATCTGATGGTGAAACGATCGGTAAATTTTACCTGGAAAACAGAACACCTATTAAATATGCAGATTTACCGGATCATTTGGTAAAAGCATTGATTGCAACTGAAGATGAGCGTTTTTATGAGCACTCGGGAATTGATTCCAGGGGAACATTACGTGCCGTTTTAAGCTTCGGAAGTAGCGGTGGAGCCAGTACGTTAACACAACAGTTGGCAAAATTATTATTCCACGGAGAAGGATCGAAATTCTTACCGTTCCGTATTATCCAGAAAGCAAAAGAATGGATCATCGCAACGAAATTGGAACGTCAGTATACCAAACAGGAAATTATTGCCATGTATCTGAATAAGGCCGATTTTGTGAATACCGCTGTAGGAATCCGTTCGGCAGCTAAAGTATATTTCGGAAAAGAACCGAAAGATCTTACTGTAGATGAGGCCGCAATGTTTGTCGGTATGTTGAAAAACCCGTCGTTGTTTAATCCGATCAGAAGACTGGAAAAAGTAAAAGACCGTCGTAATGTAGTATTACGCCAGATGGAAAAAAACGATTTCTTAACGAAAGAGAAAAAAGAATATTACCAAAATCAACCGATTGTATTAAAATTCACTCCGGAGAGTCATATCGAAGGAAAAGCAACTTATTTCAGAGAATATTTGCGTGAGTTTATGAAAAAATGGGTTAAAGAAAACCCTAAAAAAGACGGTGGCGGGGAATATGATATTTATCGTGACGGATTGAAAATTTATACGACAATCGATTCCCGTATGCAACAATATGCGGAAGAATCAGTTGATGAGCATTTAGCGAATCTGCAGGAAGAATTTTTTATTCAGCAAAAGAAAAACGAAAACGCACCGTTTATCAATATCACGGCCGATGAAACGAGAAAAATCATTGAAAGATCAATGAAAAACTCGGAGCGTTGGAGAATTATGTCGGAAAAAGGTATCGCTGAAGATCAGATCAAAAAATCATTCGATATTAAAACTAAAATGTCTGTTTTTACCTGGAAAGGAGAAAAAGACACCATCATGACACCGAAAGATTCCATTATCTATTACAAACATTTTTTACAAACGGGAGTAATGGCAATGGAACCGCAAACCGGTTATGTTAAAGTATGGGTAGGAGGAATCAACTACAAACACTTCCAGTATGATCACGTAGGTCAGGGAGCCAGACAAGTAGGTTCTACCTTTAAACCGTTTGTATATGCAACAGCAATCGAACAGTTAAAAATGTCACCTTGTGATTCGATTTACGATTCACCGTTTACAATGCCAAAAGGACGTTATGGTATTGATGCCGACTGGACACCGAAAAACTCCAGCGGAAATTACAGAGGATTGGTAACGTTAAAATCGGCGTTGGCCAATTCGATCAATACGGTTTCGGCTAAATTAATGGATAAAGTAGGACCGCATGCTGTAGTCGATCTGACTAAAAAATTAGGTGTAAGCTCTAATATTCCGGAAAGACCGGCGATTGCATTGGGAGCTGTAGAAATTACCGTAAGTGATATGGTGGCGGCTTACAGTACTTTTGCGAATCAAGGTGTTTATATGAAACCACAGGTAATCACAAAGATTGAAGATAAAAACGGAGTGGTACTATATGAATCGGTACCGGAATCCAAAGATGTATTGAGTAAAGACGTTTCCTATGCGATTATAAAATTACTGGAAGGTGTAACAGAATCCGGTTCCGGAGCGCGTTTGCGTTACGGATCGGGAGGACCAACCTATAAGCGTGTAACCGGACTACCTTATGCATTCCTTAATCCGATAGCGGGTAAAACAGGAACGAGTCAGAACAATAGTGACGGATGGTTTATCGGAATGGTACCGAATCTGGCTATGGGTGTCTGGGTCGGAAATGAAGACCGATCGGCCCACTTCAAAAGTACGCAAATGGGACAAGGTGCAACAATGGCACTACCGATTTGGGGATTATTTATGAAGAAATGTTATGCTGATGATAAGTTGAATGTTTCTCAGAAACCATTCGAACGACCGACGAATCTTTCGATAAAAGTAGATTGTTGGGCACCGAAAAAAGTAGTCGACAGTTTAGCGGTCGAAGAACCGACAACAGAAGAATTTGATTTCTAA
- a CDS encoding gliding motility lipoprotein GldH: protein MLRKNNFLVVGLLSVMLFSCDKERVFDEYQEIDGSWHKNQKVSFAFDQNDTIANYNMFVNIRNNNSYPFNNLFLIVSMLQPDGVTKVDTLEYQMAKEDGTLLGDGFSDIKESKLWYKENTKFPKQGKYTVSIQQAVRETGKVNGIEQLQGVSEVGFRIEKAE, encoded by the coding sequence ATGCTCCGAAAAAATAATTTTTTAGTTGTAGGATTACTGTCTGTAATGCTCTTTTCTTGTGATAAGGAGAGGGTATTTGATGAATATCAGGAAATAGACGGATCGTGGCATAAAAATCAGAAAGTATCATTTGCTTTTGATCAAAATGATACGATAGCGAACTATAATATGTTTGTTAATATAAGAAACAACAATAGTTATCCGTTTAATAATCTGTTCCTGATTGTATCCATGTTACAACCCGATGGTGTTACTAAGGTAGATACGCTGGAATATCAGATGGCTAAAGAAGACGGAACGCTCTTAGGAGATGGTTTTTCCGACATTAAAGAAAGTAAGCTGTGGTATAAGGAAAATACAAAATTTCCTAAACAGGGAAAATATACGGTAAGTATCCAACAAGCTGTTCGTGAAACCGGAAAAGTAAATGGTATAGAGCAGTTACAAGGTGTTTCGGAAGTAGGATTTAGAATTGAAAAAGCAGAATAA